The proteins below are encoded in one region of Lactuca sativa cultivar Salinas chromosome 3, Lsat_Salinas_v11, whole genome shotgun sequence:
- the LOC111915421 gene encoding probable E3 ubiquitin-protein ligase HIP1 encodes MATSMRSYGLIDADSRCLFMINAQPGEHLHLDQLIGVNLSPIQALKIEEGDEDLWCLLIDHEPAYSTFWMEVTMNRGSIAPARFVDGSQEFDDEETMEIAEIVVEYDKYSRYLRKISELPVTIIGKNKDDGSKEGEGEICVVCQEEYEAGLTIGTLKCGHVYHEKCIKKWLVQKNLCPICRSTALS; translated from the coding sequence ATGGCTACATCTATGCGTTCATACGGGTTGATAGACGCAGATTCCCGGTGCTTGTTCATGATCAACGCACAGCCAGGTGAGCATCTGCATCTCGATCAACTAATCGGCGTCAACCTCTCTCCAATTCAGGCACTAAAGATCGAAGAGGGTGATGAAGATTTGTGGTGCTTGTTGATTGACCATGAACCTGCTTATTCAACTTTCTGGATGGAAGTGACAATGAATCGTGGATCCATTGCCCCTGCTAGATTCGTGGATGGATCACAAGAGTTCGATGATGAAGAGACTATGGAGATTGCAGAGATTGTAGTTGAGTATGACAAGTACTCGAGGTATCTTAGAAAGATATCTGAACTTCCAGTCACGATTATAGGAAAGAATAAAGACGATGGATCAAAAGAAGGAGAAGGAGAGATTTGTGTGGTTTGTCAAGAAGAATATGAAGCGGGTCTAACGATAGGAACACTCAAATGCGGACATGTGTATCATGAAAAATGCATCAAGAAATGGTTGGTGCAGAAAAACTTGTGTCCAATCTGCAGGTCCACAGCTCTTTCATGA